One segment of Vibrio mimicus DNA contains the following:
- a CDS encoding TIGR00645 family protein — MERLIEKLLYSARWIMAPIYLGLSLILLALGIKFFQEIFHLLPNIFTIKEVDLILIALSLIDVSLVGGLIVMVMFSGYENFVSKLDIDEGEDKLGWLGKLDTSSLKNKVSASIVAISSIHLLKVFMNTENIASDKIKWYLLLHITFVLSAFAMGYLDKLTKK, encoded by the coding sequence ATGGAACGACTCATAGAAAAGCTTCTCTACTCTGCGCGTTGGATTATGGCGCCGATTTATCTTGGTTTAAGCCTGATCCTGCTTGCGTTGGGCATTAAATTCTTCCAAGAGATTTTTCACCTACTGCCAAACATTTTTACCATCAAAGAAGTCGATTTGATCCTAATTGCGCTCTCGTTGATTGATGTGTCACTGGTCGGCGGTTTGATTGTGATGGTGATGTTTTCGGGCTATGAAAACTTCGTGTCTAAGCTCGATATCGATGAGGGTGAGGATAAACTCGGCTGGCTAGGCAAGCTAGATACTAGCTCACTGAAAAACAAGGTTTCCGCTTCGATTGTGGCGATCTCTTCGATTCATCTGCTCAAAGTGTTTATGAACACGGAAAACATCGCCAGTGACAAAATCAAATGGTACTTGCTGCTGCACATTACCTTTGTGTTATCGGCATTTGCGATGGGTTATTTGGATAAGCTCACCAAGAAATAG
- a CDS encoding porin, with translation MKKNLLATLLPTLLLSSSAFAAQIYQAEDGSNIDLYSRLGFNITNKNNMDGDAKGEFDGRIGLSGSQTINEHASVIGMAQYQVGAAEYASQVNDKPSLTARYVWAGLDLQDYGRITGGRVSSGLIMFTDIGDVFASSDVSMARQANKVDKTATQVFRQDGTLQYQNTLGNWDISAAYLLGNNTSALDYGYNAALRYTLDMGEWGTLAPVIAAQKTQGDARSNDTEYQFLGAGTRYYIGSWMLGALYSEDSLDGFYAQKSTDKVMELTAVYNLSNDWVLRAGYRSLENQGGDGLELQDTTLEAQYKLTRRSSIYTSYVDRNGTRGSYNGGETSFGGAHADESYYHLGLRYEL, from the coding sequence ATGAAAAAAAATCTATTGGCAACACTGTTGCCCACTTTGCTGCTCTCTTCCTCTGCCTTTGCCGCCCAAATTTACCAAGCAGAAGATGGTTCGAATATCGATCTCTACTCGCGTCTAGGGTTCAACATTACTAACAAAAACAATATGGATGGGGATGCCAAAGGTGAATTCGATGGCCGGATTGGCTTAAGCGGTTCACAAACCATCAATGAACACGCCTCGGTGATCGGTATGGCGCAGTACCAAGTTGGAGCGGCAGAATACGCGAGCCAAGTGAACGATAAACCTTCGCTGACCGCACGTTATGTGTGGGCGGGGTTAGATTTGCAAGATTATGGTCGCATTACTGGCGGACGTGTTTCCTCTGGCCTCATCATGTTTACCGATATCGGTGATGTATTTGCCTCTTCGGATGTGTCTATGGCTCGTCAGGCTAACAAGGTGGATAAAACCGCGACCCAAGTTTTCCGCCAGGATGGAACGTTGCAGTACCAAAACACGCTAGGTAACTGGGATATCTCGGCGGCCTACTTGCTGGGTAACAATACCTCCGCACTCGACTACGGTTACAACGCGGCCTTGCGTTACACCTTAGATATGGGGGAGTGGGGCACATTAGCGCCTGTTATCGCAGCACAGAAAACCCAAGGCGATGCACGCAGTAATGATACTGAATACCAATTTTTGGGGGCGGGAACTCGCTATTACATCGGCTCATGGATGCTCGGTGCGCTCTATTCTGAAGACTCACTCGATGGTTTTTATGCCCAGAAAAGTACCGATAAAGTGATGGAACTCACCGCCGTGTACAACTTGAGTAATGATTGGGTACTGCGTGCGGGTTATCGCTCACTGGAGAACCAAGGTGGTGATGGGTTAGAGCTGCAAGATACCACGTTGGAAGCGCAATATAAGCTGACGCGTCGTTCGTCGATTTACACCAGCTATGTGGATCGTAACGGTACGCGCGGCAGTTACAATGGCGGTGAAACCTCGTTTGGTGGTGCGCATGCGGATGAAAGCTACTACCACTTAGGTTTGCGTTACGAGCTGTAA
- the murP gene encoding PTS N-acetylmuramic acid transporter subunit IIBC yields the protein MAKITQTMMAQVLSLVGGSGNVAKCGNCMTRLRLTLNNSALADHAALKKISGVMGVVESDAQLQIILGPGKAQTAADMMNALIESGDNVAPAVSEADLSTIAAQQKKQMKSKQTSAVQRFLSKFATIFTPLIPGFIAAGLLLGIATLLEQIYVVGQTPSEFMVDLVTYLKVFGKGLFAFLSILIGYNAQQAFGGSGVNGAILASLFVLGYDPEATKGFYSGMSEFFGFAIDPRGNIIGVLLAAILGAQVERKVREYMPDDLDMILTSVVTLLIMGAVTFLIIMPIGGELFKGMSWLFLNLNDNPLGAAILAGLFLISVVFGIHQGFVPVYFALMEAQGFNSLFPILAMAGAGQVGASLALYARAKKETTIRTQIKGAIIPGILGIGEPLIYGVTLPRVKPFVTACIGGAAGGFFIGLISYLGLPVGLNTVFGPSGVVAIPLMTSAEGIFAGMAVFVGGLLISYTVGFAATYFFGCKNVDLS from the coding sequence ATGGCCAAAATAACCCAAACCATGATGGCACAAGTGCTGTCTCTGGTGGGCGGCAGTGGTAACGTCGCCAAATGTGGCAACTGCATGACTCGCTTGCGTTTAACGCTGAATAATTCTGCGCTCGCCGATCATGCGGCGTTGAAAAAAATTTCCGGAGTGATGGGTGTGGTTGAAAGTGACGCGCAACTGCAGATCATCCTCGGTCCCGGTAAAGCACAAACGGCCGCGGATATGATGAATGCCTTGATTGAATCGGGCGACAATGTGGCTCCTGCAGTGAGCGAGGCGGATCTCTCCACGATTGCCGCGCAGCAGAAAAAGCAGATGAAGAGCAAGCAAACCAGCGCGGTACAACGCTTTTTGAGCAAGTTTGCCACCATTTTTACCCCGCTGATCCCCGGATTTATTGCCGCAGGCTTGCTACTTGGCATTGCGACTCTGCTTGAGCAAATCTACGTGGTGGGTCAAACCCCGAGCGAGTTTATGGTCGATCTGGTGACTTATCTCAAAGTGTTTGGCAAAGGGTTGTTTGCGTTTCTTAGTATCTTGATTGGCTATAACGCGCAGCAGGCGTTTGGCGGTTCCGGCGTGAACGGGGCGATTCTGGCTTCGCTGTTTGTGCTCGGTTATGACCCAGAGGCAACCAAAGGTTTCTACTCCGGCATGAGTGAGTTCTTCGGCTTTGCGATTGACCCGCGCGGCAACATCATCGGGGTATTACTGGCGGCGATTTTGGGTGCGCAAGTGGAACGTAAAGTGCGTGAATACATGCCGGATGATTTGGATATGATCCTGACTTCGGTGGTGACTTTGCTGATCATGGGCGCGGTGACTTTCCTCATCATCATGCCTATCGGCGGTGAGCTGTTTAAAGGCATGTCATGGCTGTTTTTAAACCTCAACGATAACCCACTCGGTGCTGCCATCTTGGCCGGTTTATTCTTAATCTCGGTGGTGTTTGGTATTCACCAAGGTTTTGTGCCGGTTTATTTCGCGCTGATGGAAGCGCAAGGCTTTAATTCACTCTTCCCGATCCTTGCTATGGCAGGCGCTGGGCAAGTCGGTGCCTCACTGGCGCTATACGCGAGAGCCAAAAAAGAGACCACGATTCGCACCCAAATTAAAGGGGCGATCATCCCGGGTATTCTCGGCATTGGCGAGCCACTGATTTATGGCGTGACGCTACCGCGGGTGAAACCTTTTGTCACCGCCTGTATTGGCGGTGCGGCGGGTGGCTTCTTTATCGGTCTCATCTCTTATTTGGGTTTACCCGTTGGCCTCAATACGGTGTTTGGCCCATCCGGTGTGGTGGCGATTCCCCTGATGACTTCAGCCGAAGGTATTTTTGCTGGTATGGCGGTGTTTGTCGGAGGTTTACTCATCTCTTATACCGTTGGCTTTGCTGCTACCTATTTCTTCGGTTGTAAAAATGTCGATTTAAGCTAA
- the murQ gene encoding N-acetylmuramic acid 6-phosphate etherase, translating to MKIDLTRLVTESRNPASEQIDTLPTLDMLKVINQQDQLVALAVAQTLPQVAQAVEAIATAFAQGGRLIYMGAGTSGRLGILDASECPPTYGSQPEQVIGLIAGGHTAILKAVENAEDNRELGQSDLKALHLNEKDVLVGIAASGRTPYVIAGMEYARSVGATVVSLACNPGCPMEACADIVITPVVGAEVVTGSSRMKAGTAQKLVLNMLTTGAMIKSGKVFGNLMVDVEATNAKLIQRQTNIVVEATGVSAEQAEAALAACGRHCKTAILMILGGFSAEQAAQKLTQHQGFIRAALNQE from the coding sequence ATGAAGATTGATTTAACTCGTTTAGTGACCGAAAGCCGTAATCCGGCCAGTGAGCAGATTGATACCTTACCCACTTTGGACATGCTGAAAGTGATTAACCAACAAGATCAGTTGGTTGCCTTGGCGGTTGCACAAACTTTGCCGCAAGTGGCGCAAGCGGTGGAGGCAATTGCGACCGCGTTTGCTCAAGGTGGACGCTTGATTTATATGGGCGCAGGCACGTCTGGTCGTTTAGGGATTCTGGATGCAAGTGAATGTCCACCGACTTATGGCAGTCAACCTGAGCAAGTGATTGGTCTGATTGCCGGTGGCCACACAGCGATTTTAAAAGCAGTCGAAAATGCGGAAGATAACCGCGAGCTAGGCCAAAGCGATCTCAAGGCCCTGCATCTGAATGAAAAGGATGTGCTGGTTGGCATCGCGGCCAGTGGCCGTACCCCCTATGTGATTGCGGGTATGGAGTACGCACGCTCAGTCGGTGCCACCGTAGTATCACTGGCGTGTAATCCGGGCTGCCCGATGGAGGCGTGCGCCGATATTGTGATTACCCCCGTAGTCGGTGCGGAAGTGGTAACGGGCTCGTCACGTATGAAAGCGGGTACTGCGCAGAAACTGGTGCTCAATATGCTGACCACGGGCGCGATGATCAAAAGTGGCAAAGTGTTTGGCAACCTGATGGTGGATGTGGAAGCAACCAACGCCAAGCTCATCCAACGGCAAACCAACATTGTAGTGGAAGCGACAGGCGTAAGCGCTGAGCAAGCGGAAGCAGCATTGGCCGCGTGTGGTCGTCACTGTAAGACCGCCATTTTGATGATATTGGGGGGCTTTAGTGCAGAGCAGGCCGCTCAAAAACTGACGCAGCACCAAGGTTTTATCCGTGCTGCGCTCAATCAAGAATAA
- a CDS encoding MurR/RpiR family transcriptional regulator: MSVLQRIVSRRTQLSESGRQIGDWVIANAPQAAAMTSQDLAAWANVSQSSIVKFTQRLGFKGYSEFKLALTEELGRKQVMVNQPLHSNILADDPVAVIAQKLVQTKTEAMFHTTNALRLDEFSEAISWIQQAVRVQIIGIGGSALVAKDLAFKLLKLGITALTEQDSHVQIATARTLHSQDVLIAISFSGEKREILIAAEAAKQQGAKVIALTTPNKNRLREIADLALDTIADETQHRSSAIASRTAQNVLTDLIFLTLTQQRETSARQLIDDISSDIRQMR, translated from the coding sequence ATGTCAGTTCTACAACGCATCGTCAGTCGCCGAACCCAACTTTCCGAGAGTGGCCGCCAAATTGGCGATTGGGTAATTGCGAATGCACCTCAAGCGGCAGCGATGACCAGCCAAGATTTGGCGGCGTGGGCCAATGTGAGCCAATCGAGTATAGTCAAATTCACCCAACGGCTTGGTTTTAAAGGCTACAGCGAATTTAAACTCGCCCTCACCGAAGAGCTGGGACGCAAACAAGTCATGGTCAACCAGCCTTTACACAGCAACATCTTGGCCGATGACCCCGTCGCCGTAATTGCCCAAAAACTGGTGCAAACCAAAACCGAAGCGATGTTTCACACGACCAATGCCCTGCGTTTGGATGAGTTTAGTGAGGCGATCAGCTGGATTCAGCAAGCGGTGCGGGTACAGATCATCGGAATTGGTGGCTCAGCGCTGGTCGCCAAAGATCTCGCATTTAAACTCCTCAAGCTCGGCATTACCGCGCTCACGGAGCAAGATAGCCATGTGCAGATCGCGACCGCTCGCACCTTACATAGCCAAGATGTGCTGATTGCGATTTCATTTTCCGGAGAAAAGCGCGAAATTCTGATTGCAGCGGAAGCGGCCAAACAGCAAGGCGCGAAAGTGATTGCCCTGACCACACCGAACAAAAATCGCTTACGTGAGATAGCCGATCTGGCACTGGATACAATTGCCGATGAAACGCAGCACCGCAGCTCCGCGATTGCTTCACGAACTGCGCAAAACGTGCTGACCGACCTGATTTTTCTCACCCTCACTCAGCAGCGTGAAACATCCGCGCGGCAGTTGATCGATGACATTTCTTCCGACATTCGCCAGATGCGTTGA
- the fhuB gene encoding Fe(3+)-hydroxamate ABC transporter permease FhuB: MSVLRLTGLGALTLLLTLVSLQWGHNLTLNEQWQLVLGHQVAQSFAQVNFIYAQLPRAVMAIVVGAVLGLVGSVMQQLTQNRLTSPLTLGTSSGAWLGLIIVNIWFSDWVADYSALAAMAGALLAFALIISIAGLRNLTGLPLVVSGMVVNILLGSIATALVLLNEEFAQNVFMWGAGDLAQNGWEWLTWLLPRLTLVFPLLLFAPRVLTLLRLGHEGAAARGLAVLPAFLFLMAGGIWLVSASITAVGVIGFIGLLTPNIARSLGARTPKMELYSSALLGALLLLTTDMLAMGLSVWAEEVVPSGITAAVIGAPALIWFSRRQLQAQDSLSISLSSHRRSPSRWAVMLIAAALLLALGLHIGWQMESASWALPSEFQWPLRWPRMLTALFAGVGLAIAGTLLQRLIYNPLASPDILGVSSGATFALVFASLFLGQSLQSTHWMTALLGSAAVLVALLLLGRRHYYAPSSLILTGIAITALLEALVHFTLAKGTGESYQILLWLSGSTYRVTGEQALLLSVGVVGLTLLALGLSRWLTLISIGRGFATARGLSASRASLVLLILVALLCALVTATMGPVSFVGLIAPHMAMMLGAQRAPSQLLLAALVGGTLMLWADWLGQALLFPAQIAAGTLVAIIGGSYFLLLLLSQRAR; the protein is encoded by the coding sequence ATGAGTGTGCTGCGTTTAACTGGTTTGGGGGCGCTGACTCTGCTGTTGACGCTTGTTAGCTTACAGTGGGGGCACAATTTAACCCTCAATGAGCAGTGGCAATTGGTGCTCGGTCATCAAGTCGCGCAAAGTTTCGCGCAGGTGAATTTTATCTACGCGCAGCTACCCCGTGCGGTGATGGCCATAGTGGTCGGCGCGGTGCTTGGGTTGGTGGGCAGCGTGATGCAACAGTTGACCCAAAACCGACTCACCTCACCGCTGACGTTGGGAACCTCATCCGGTGCTTGGTTGGGGCTGATTATCGTCAATATCTGGTTCAGTGATTGGGTGGCCGATTACAGCGCATTGGCTGCGATGGCTGGAGCACTGCTCGCTTTCGCACTGATAATCTCGATTGCGGGGCTACGCAATCTCACCGGATTACCGCTAGTCGTTTCCGGCATGGTGGTGAACATTTTGTTAGGTTCGATTGCCACGGCCTTGGTGCTGCTGAACGAAGAGTTCGCCCAGAATGTATTTATGTGGGGTGCCGGTGATTTAGCGCAAAACGGCTGGGAGTGGCTCACTTGGTTGCTGCCGCGTTTGACTTTGGTGTTCCCGTTACTGCTGTTTGCACCACGAGTGCTGACTTTGCTTCGGCTAGGCCATGAAGGGGCGGCGGCGCGTGGTTTAGCGGTATTGCCTGCTTTCTTGTTTCTGATGGCCGGCGGGATTTGGTTGGTATCCGCATCGATTACTGCGGTTGGGGTGATCGGTTTTATCGGTTTATTAACCCCGAATATCGCCCGTTCACTGGGGGCGCGCACGCCCAAAATGGAGTTGTACAGCAGTGCGCTGCTTGGCGCGTTGTTGCTGCTTACCACTGACATGCTCGCCATGGGGCTGAGCGTGTGGGCGGAGGAAGTGGTGCCTAGCGGCATTACCGCCGCCGTGATTGGTGCTCCGGCGCTGATCTGGTTTAGTCGCCGCCAGCTCCAAGCGCAGGATTCGCTCTCTATCTCCTTGTCTTCACATCGCCGTTCGCCTTCTCGATGGGCGGTGATGCTCATTGCGGCGGCTTTGTTGTTGGCTCTGGGTTTACATATTGGTTGGCAGATGGAAAGTGCAAGCTGGGCGCTGCCGAGTGAGTTTCAATGGCCGCTTCGTTGGCCGCGCATGCTCACCGCGCTGTTTGCTGGGGTGGGATTGGCGATCGCGGGAACGTTACTGCAACGGCTGATTTATAACCCGTTAGCCAGCCCTGATATTTTGGGCGTCTCTTCGGGGGCTACGTTTGCCTTGGTGTTTGCTAGCTTGTTTTTAGGGCAAAGTTTGCAGAGCACCCACTGGATGACGGCGCTGCTCGGCAGCGCTGCGGTGTTGGTGGCGCTGTTGCTGCTTGGGCGGCGCCATTATTACGCGCCTTCTAGCTTGATCTTGACTGGGATTGCCATCACCGCACTGCTGGAAGCCTTGGTGCACTTTACCTTGGCCAAAGGAACGGGCGAGAGCTATCAGATTTTGCTGTGGCTATCGGGCTCAACTTATCGTGTCACGGGCGAGCAAGCGTTGCTGCTCAGCGTGGGTGTGGTGGGGCTAACACTGTTGGCGCTTGGCTTGTCCCGTTGGCTTACTTTGATTTCGATTGGGCGTGGTTTTGCTACTGCTCGCGGCTTGAGTGCGAGTCGCGCCAGCTTAGTTTTGCTGATCTTGGTCGCGCTGTTGTGTGCTTTGGTAACCGCGACCATGGGGCCCGTCAGCTTTGTCGGTTTGATTGCGCCACACATGGCGATGATGCTCGGCGCGCAGCGTGCTCCATCTCAACTTCTGCTCGCTGCGTTGGTCGGTGGTACCTTGATGTTGTGGGCAGACTGGTTGGGGCAAGCCTTGTTATTCCCCGCGCAAATTGCCGCAGGCACGCTAGTGGCAATCATTGGTGGCAGCTATTTCCTGCTGCTGTTACTCAGTCAGCGTGCACGCTAA
- a CDS encoding iron-siderophore ABC transporter substrate-binding protein, with protein sequence MCLMSLWSVRLRNICRSKAVFGWFAALCLFALPVQAQIVLTDSQGTHTFAEVPQRVVVLNWDLLEQVLELGIQPVGAPELSSYAQWVVQPALPSSVQDIGTRTEPNLEKIAALKPDVILAAGPQQDLLATLGRIAPVVYLPNFAEQDNAAQVAISHFKTLATLFGKEAVAQQKLEAMYARFAELKASLQHAFDDTLPAVVTLRFANPTSVFLYTENSTPQYVLEQLGLSSALPQPPKEWGIVQKRLSELQHVEQGYVLYFLPFAEEKKVQKSVLWRAMPFVQAGRVNSVRSVWSYGGAMSLRYSAEAITESLLAVAP encoded by the coding sequence ATGTGCTTGATGAGTCTATGGAGTGTTCGTTTGCGGAACATTTGCCGATCGAAGGCGGTTTTTGGCTGGTTTGCCGCGCTTTGCCTATTCGCATTGCCCGTGCAAGCACAAATTGTGCTGACGGATAGCCAAGGTACGCACACTTTCGCTGAAGTTCCACAGCGAGTAGTGGTGCTGAACTGGGATTTGCTTGAGCAAGTGCTAGAACTGGGCATTCAGCCCGTTGGCGCACCGGAATTGAGTTCTTACGCGCAGTGGGTTGTGCAACCTGCTTTGCCAAGTTCGGTGCAAGATATTGGCACTCGTACGGAGCCGAATTTAGAGAAAATCGCCGCACTCAAACCGGATGTCATTTTAGCTGCAGGGCCGCAACAAGATTTGCTGGCCACCTTAGGGCGCATAGCGCCAGTGGTGTATCTGCCCAACTTTGCTGAGCAAGATAACGCTGCCCAAGTGGCGATTTCCCACTTTAAAACCTTAGCTACCTTGTTTGGTAAAGAGGCGGTGGCGCAGCAAAAGTTGGAGGCGATGTATGCCCGTTTTGCTGAGCTGAAAGCTTCGCTACAGCACGCCTTTGATGACACTTTACCTGCGGTAGTGACGCTGCGTTTTGCCAACCCAACCTCGGTGTTTCTGTATACCGAAAACTCCACGCCGCAATATGTGCTAGAACAGCTCGGTTTATCGTCAGCGCTGCCGCAGCCGCCGAAAGAGTGGGGCATAGTGCAAAAACGCTTGAGTGAGTTGCAACACGTTGAGCAAGGCTATGTGCTCTATTTCTTGCCGTTTGCGGAAGAGAAAAAAGTGCAAAAATCGGTGCTGTGGCGCGCGATGCCCTTTGTGCAGGCGGGGCGTGTCAATTCAGTACGTTCCGTGTGGAGTTATGGTGGGGCGATGTCACTGCGTTATAGCGCAGAAGCGATCACCGAAAGCTTGCTGGCGGTGGCTCCGTAA